A stretch of the Egicoccus sp. AB-alg6-2 genome encodes the following:
- a CDS encoding diguanylate cyclase domain-containing protein: protein MADRAWLAIVCVGATLALTHWMLPAERVDTAYLAVAIGAAVVLWLAVASRRLARRVSWAFLAAGVTSGLVGDLIWVFYSARGIEPFPSLADVFYLGAYPLYATALWGLGRRERLADRAVLVDAGILGVAGLVLSWAYLLAPHVHDSELTSFERAVSVAYPVGDLLLLPVIARLVFVHAARVRPHLLVLFAMLVMLVADSAFGIGVLNETYVDGGPLDALWLVSYVLMAAAAWHPAAVDEPPALDVTGEVSRRRLLALAVATLLAPAVLLLHDPPNNSIGWVAGAASMLLFVLVVGRMAMLVDQVNLQARQLESLTRTDPLTGAANRRALDENLDAAIARLERDARPFAFALLDLDRFKLYNDTNGHLAGDALLRDAVARWATELREVDLLARYGGEEFAVLLPDADAGAARAAVERLRAAMPVGVTCSAGITIAEPGATQDDLVRAADHALYVAKASGRDQAVLATEASGHPDGAPVA from the coding sequence GTGGCCGACCGCGCCTGGCTCGCAATCGTGTGCGTCGGTGCCACGCTGGCACTGACCCACTGGATGCTGCCTGCCGAACGGGTGGACACGGCCTACCTGGCCGTCGCCATCGGGGCCGCGGTGGTCCTGTGGCTCGCGGTGGCGAGCCGGCGGTTGGCGCGCCGGGTGTCGTGGGCGTTCCTCGCGGCGGGCGTCACCTCCGGGCTGGTCGGCGACCTGATCTGGGTCTTCTACAGCGCCAGGGGGATCGAGCCGTTCCCCTCGCTGGCCGACGTCTTCTACCTCGGTGCCTACCCGCTGTACGCGACCGCGCTGTGGGGCCTCGGGCGCCGCGAACGGCTGGCGGACCGCGCCGTGCTCGTCGATGCCGGCATCCTCGGCGTCGCCGGACTGGTGTTGAGCTGGGCCTACCTGCTGGCACCGCACGTGCACGACAGCGAGCTCACGTCCTTCGAGCGCGCCGTGAGCGTCGCCTACCCCGTCGGCGACCTCCTGCTGCTGCCCGTGATCGCACGCCTGGTGTTCGTCCATGCGGCGCGGGTCCGTCCGCACCTGCTGGTCCTGTTCGCGATGCTGGTCATGCTCGTGGCCGATTCGGCCTTCGGCATCGGGGTGTTGAACGAGACCTACGTCGACGGCGGGCCGCTGGACGCGCTCTGGCTCGTCTCGTACGTGCTGATGGCCGCAGCCGCCTGGCACCCCGCGGCCGTCGACGAACCGCCGGCCCTGGACGTGACCGGCGAGGTCTCCCGCCGCCGCCTGCTCGCGCTGGCCGTCGCGACCCTGTTGGCGCCGGCGGTGCTGCTCTTGCACGACCCACCGAACAACTCGATCGGCTGGGTGGCGGGCGCGGCCTCGATGCTGCTGTTCGTGCTGGTGGTCGGTCGCATGGCGATGCTCGTCGACCAGGTCAACCTGCAGGCACGACAGTTGGAATCGCTGACCCGCACCGACCCGCTGACGGGCGCGGCCAATCGGCGGGCCCTCGACGAGAACCTCGACGCGGCCATCGCCCGGCTGGAGCGTGATGCACGACCGTTCGCGTTCGCCCTGCTCGACCTCGACCGCTTCAAGCTCTACAACGACACCAACGGCCACCTCGCGGGTGACGCGCTGCTGCGGGACGCGGTCGCCCGCTGGGCCACCGAACTCCGCGAGGTCGACCTGCTCGCCCGCTACGGCGGCGAGGAGTTCGCGGTCCTGCTTCCCGATGCCGACGCCGGCGCCGCGCGGGCGGCCGTCGAGCGGCTCCGTGCGGCCATGCCCGTCGGCGTGACCTGCTCGGCCGGCATCACCATCGCCGAGCCCGGCGCGACCCAGGACGACCTCGTCCGCGCCGCCGACCACGCGCTGTACGTCGCCAAAGCGTCGGGGCGCGATCAGGCCGTACTCGCCACCGAGGCGTCGGGACATCCCGACGGCGCACCCGTCGCCTGA
- the glmM gene encoding phosphoglucosamine mutase, whose amino-acid sequence MGSIFGTDGVRGKANADLTPELALALGRAVVTVLREEGSRRPSILIGRDPRWSGEMLESALIAGITSAGGDAVSVGVLPTPAVAHLTARSAAAAGAMISASHNPVGDNGIKFFGPEGYKLTDAEEDRLEQFVDQDGGERPLSTDIGRRLRDHAAVARYVEYLASIADVDLSGLRIVVDGANGAASNVGPQVYRQLGADVITVHCRPDGANINDNCGSTYPEVIAAAVLEHDADAGISHDGDADRLIAATHEGGEVDGDVILAILARDAKRHGTLAQDTVVTTVMTNLGFKRAMHDLHIDVVETKVGDRYVLEAMREQGLNLGGEQSGHLIDLDHATTGDGILSAVRLLSVVRSTGVSLRELATVMTRLPQVLVNVKGVDKSRLADCDAVWDVVRAEEERLGTGGRVLLRPSGTEPLVRVMAEAESEGDARAAVDRIADAVRDALTL is encoded by the coding sequence GTGGGTTCGATCTTCGGCACCGACGGGGTGCGCGGCAAGGCCAACGCCGACCTGACGCCCGAACTCGCGCTCGCGCTCGGGCGTGCGGTGGTCACGGTGCTGCGCGAGGAGGGCTCGCGACGGCCCTCGATCCTGATCGGCCGGGACCCGCGCTGGTCGGGGGAGATGCTCGAGTCGGCCCTGATCGCCGGCATCACCTCCGCCGGAGGGGACGCCGTGTCGGTGGGCGTGCTCCCGACGCCCGCGGTCGCCCACCTCACCGCACGCTCGGCGGCCGCCGCCGGCGCCATGATCAGCGCCTCGCACAACCCGGTCGGCGACAACGGGATCAAGTTCTTCGGTCCCGAGGGCTACAAGCTCACCGACGCCGAGGAGGACCGGCTCGAGCAGTTCGTGGACCAGGACGGCGGTGAACGCCCGCTGAGCACCGACATCGGTCGGCGTCTGCGCGACCACGCCGCGGTCGCCCGCTACGTCGAGTACCTCGCCTCGATCGCCGACGTCGACCTCAGCGGCCTGCGCATCGTGGTGGACGGCGCCAACGGGGCCGCCTCCAACGTCGGCCCGCAGGTCTACCGGCAACTGGGCGCGGACGTCATCACCGTGCACTGCCGTCCCGACGGCGCCAACATCAACGACAACTGCGGCTCGACCTACCCCGAGGTGATCGCGGCCGCGGTGCTCGAACACGACGCCGACGCCGGCATCAGCCACGACGGCGACGCCGACCGCCTCATCGCGGCCACGCACGAGGGCGGCGAGGTGGACGGCGACGTGATCCTGGCCATCCTCGCGCGCGACGCCAAGCGCCACGGGACCCTGGCCCAGGACACCGTGGTGACGACGGTCATGACCAACCTCGGCTTCAAGCGGGCCATGCACGACCTGCACATCGACGTGGTCGAGACCAAGGTCGGGGACCGCTACGTGCTCGAGGCGATGCGTGAGCAGGGGCTCAACCTCGGCGGCGAACAGTCCGGCCACCTCATCGACCTCGACCATGCCACCACGGGCGACGGGATCCTGTCCGCGGTGCGACTGTTGTCGGTCGTGCGCTCCACCGGCGTCTCGCTGCGTGAGCTGGCCACGGTCATGACGCGGTTGCCGCAGGTGCTGGTCAACGTCAAGGGCGTGGACAAGTCCAGGCTGGCCGACTGCGACGCGGTCTGGGACGTCGTTCGTGCCGAGGAGGAACGGCTGGGCACCGGTGGCCGGGTCCTGCTGCGGCCCTCGGGAACCGAGCCGCTGGTGCGCGTGATGGCCGAGGCGGAGTCCGAGGGTGACGCCCGGGCGGCGGTCGACCGCATCGCCGACGCGGTCCGCGACGCCCTCACGCTGTAG
- the rplM gene encoding 50S ribosomal protein L13, which produces MRTYSPSAKDITRDWYVVDAEGQTLGRLATRIATVLRGKHKPTFAPHMDMGDHVIVINADKIVLSGGKAEQKLYHAHSGYPGGLRSVPFATMLEKKPTDVVEKAVKGMLPKNKLGNAMGKKLKVYAGADHPHAAQQPKPLPDHV; this is translated from the coding sequence ATGCGCACCTACTCGCCCAGCGCCAAGGACATCACGCGCGACTGGTATGTGGTCGACGCCGAGGGGCAGACCCTCGGTCGGCTCGCGACCCGCATCGCCACCGTCCTGCGCGGCAAGCACAAGCCGACCTTCGCCCCCCACATGGACATGGGCGATCACGTCATCGTGATCAACGCGGACAAGATCGTGCTGTCCGGCGGCAAGGCCGAGCAGAAGCTCTACCACGCCCACTCGGGCTACCCCGGCGGTCTGCGCTCGGTGCCGTTCGCCACCATGCTCGAGAAGAAGCCGACCGACGTCGTCGAGAAGGCCGTCAAGGGCATGCTCCCCAAGAACAAGCTCGGCAACGCCATGGGCAAGAAGCTCAAGGTCTACGCCGGCGCTGACCACCCGCACGCCGCGCAGCAGCCCAAGCCGCTGCCCGATCACGTCTGA
- the truA gene encoding tRNA pseudouridine(38-40) synthase TruA, with translation MSDSHPALGVTADGGSPAAVRLRLDLAYDGAPFAGFARQPDQVTVQGTLEAAAGRILGQQIDATCAGRTDRGVHALAQVVHFDLDPTVARTDRALDDLEVFRDRLDRLVGPAITIWAARTVPATFHARFSATRRNYRYRVADRPTIAPLARYDCWHVREPLSVTAMRAAARQLVGEHDFAAFCKKVPGRTTVRRLDTCSIRRDGDGLLHFRLDGNAFCHNQVRSIVGSLVEVGRRRHPPEWVGQVLASRERQGAGRVAPPQGLTLEGVGYGRRWPAAPPSGVLAGRRGV, from the coding sequence TTGAGCGATTCGCACCCCGCACTCGGGGTGACGGCGGACGGTGGGTCGCCGGCGGCGGTGAGGCTGCGCCTCGACCTCGCCTACGACGGCGCACCGTTCGCCGGCTTCGCCCGCCAGCCCGACCAGGTGACCGTGCAGGGCACGCTGGAGGCGGCGGCCGGGCGGATCCTCGGGCAGCAGATCGACGCGACCTGCGCCGGACGCACGGACCGAGGGGTCCACGCGCTGGCGCAGGTCGTGCATTTCGACCTCGATCCCACCGTGGCCCGCACCGACCGGGCGCTGGACGACCTCGAGGTGTTCCGCGACCGCCTCGACCGCCTCGTCGGCCCCGCCATCACGATCTGGGCGGCGCGGACGGTGCCGGCGACGTTCCACGCGCGGTTCTCGGCCACCCGCCGCAACTACCGGTACCGGGTCGCCGACCGGCCGACGATCGCGCCCCTGGCGCGGTACGACTGCTGGCACGTACGCGAGCCGTTGTCGGTGACGGCCATGCGCGCCGCGGCGCGGCAGCTCGTCGGCGAGCACGACTTCGCCGCGTTCTGCAAGAAGGTGCCCGGCCGCACGACGGTCCGTCGGCTCGACACGTGCTCGATCCGGCGCGATGGCGACGGCCTGCTGCACTTCCGCCTCGACGGCAACGCCTTCTGCCACAACCAGGTCCGCAGCATCGTCGGCAGCCTGGTCGAGGTCGGCCGGCGCCGCCATCCGCCCGAGTGGGTCGGGCAGGTGCTGGCGTCGCGGGAACGCCAGGGGGCAGGGCGGGTCGCGCCGCCGCAGGGCCTGACGCTGGAAGGCGTCGGCTACGGCCGCCGCTGGCCCGCTGCGCCCCCGTCCGGCGTCCTGGCAGGCCGACGCGGCGTCTGA
- the rplQ gene encoding 50S ribosomal protein L17 yields MPTPKRGRRLGGSSAHQRHILANLAKDLFRHGRIKTTEAKGRALRPYAERLITKAKQGDLHARRQVLAKLNDRDVVAYLFEEVAPRFADRNGGYTRMLKLGPRKGDNATMVLVELTELGVESGEEAIEEAKLSRSRGLFGRRRRRAAEVGGAGTAVLDYDLEDDEDAPASPQSPESADSPDSVDSPDSVDSPEEAEDDEADDDK; encoded by the coding sequence ATGCCGACCCCCAAGCGCGGCCGCCGGCTCGGCGGCAGCTCAGCGCACCAGCGGCACATCCTGGCCAACCTGGCCAAGGACCTGTTCCGTCACGGTCGCATCAAGACCACCGAGGCCAAGGGCCGTGCCCTGCGCCCGTACGCCGAGCGTCTGATCACCAAGGCGAAGCAGGGTGACCTGCACGCCCGCCGTCAGGTGCTGGCAAAGCTCAACGACCGTGACGTCGTCGCCTACCTCTTCGAAGAGGTGGCGCCGCGCTTCGCCGACCGCAACGGCGGCTACACGCGGATGCTCAAGCTCGGGCCCCGCAAGGGCGACAACGCCACGATGGTGTTGGTCGAGCTGACCGAGCTGGGCGTCGAGTCGGGCGAGGAGGCCATCGAGGAGGCCAAGCTGAGCCGCTCGCGCGGCCTGTTCGGTCGCCGACGTCGCCGCGCCGCCGAGGTCGGTGGCGCCGGGACGGCCGTCCTCGACTACGACCTCGAGGACGACGAGGACGCTCCCGCGTCGCCGCAGTCGCCCGAGTCGGCGGACTCCCCCGACTCGGTGGACTCGCCGGACTCGGTGGACTCGCCCGAAGAGGCCGAGGACGACGAAGCCGACGACGACAAGTAG
- a CDS encoding DNA-directed RNA polymerase subunit alpha — protein sequence MSDFGFYDEDGVISLGETPSGSPFIAYRPRLDEQVVEEGLRSRFTIDPLEPGFGYTIGNSLRRTLLSSVPGAAVTRIRFTSAQAAGPEGGSVLHEFSAIEGVKEDVTDIILNIKDLVVRSDSDEPVEIFLGGDGPGVLTAENIFAPSQVEVVNEDLHIATLNANGHLEMYLTVERGRGYRTSDANKRNNDPIGVIAIDSVFSPIRRVAYRVESTRVEQMTNYDKLVLDVETDGSLTPGQALSSAGETLKGLFEQFAGFETSGPGGIVVSPEEALASIGSDPIKQMAIEDLDLSVRSYNCLKREGVATVGELMERTEQDLLEIRNFGSKSVDEVKDKLTELGVALRE from the coding sequence GTGTCGGACTTCGGTTTCTACGACGAGGACGGCGTCATCAGCCTGGGGGAGACCCCCAGCGGATCGCCGTTCATCGCCTACCGCCCCCGCCTCGACGAGCAGGTCGTCGAGGAGGGCCTGCGCTCGCGGTTCACCATCGACCCGCTCGAGCCGGGCTTCGGCTACACCATCGGCAACTCGCTGCGTCGCACCCTGCTGAGCTCGGTGCCCGGCGCGGCGGTGACCCGCATCCGCTTCACCTCCGCCCAGGCCGCCGGCCCCGAGGGTGGCTCGGTGCTGCACGAGTTCTCCGCCATCGAGGGCGTCAAGGAGGACGTCACCGACATCATCCTCAACATCAAGGACCTCGTGGTCCGCTCGGACTCCGACGAGCCGGTCGAGATCTTCCTCGGCGGTGACGGTCCCGGTGTCCTGACGGCCGAGAACATCTTCGCGCCGTCGCAGGTCGAGGTCGTCAACGAGGACCTCCACATCGCGACGCTCAACGCCAACGGTCACCTCGAGATGTACCTGACCGTCGAGCGTGGTCGCGGCTACCGCACCTCGGACGCGAACAAGCGCAACAACGACCCGATCGGCGTCATCGCCATCGACAGCGTGTTCAGCCCGATCCGGCGCGTCGCCTACCGCGTCGAGTCGACCCGCGTCGAGCAGATGACCAACTACGACAAGCTCGTCCTCGACGTCGAGACCGACGGCTCGCTCACGCCGGGTCAGGCGCTGTCGTCCGCGGGCGAGACCCTCAAGGGCCTGTTCGAGCAGTTCGCCGGGTTCGAGACCTCGGGCCCCGGTGGCATCGTGGTCTCCCCCGAGGAGGCCCTGGCCTCGATCGGGTCGGACCCGATCAAGCAGATGGCGATCGAGGACCTCGACCTGTCGGTCCGGTCCTACAACTGCCTCAAGCGTGAGGGCGTCGCCACGGTCGGCGAGCTGATGGAGCGCACCGAGCAGGACCTGCTCGAGATCCGCAACTTCGGCTCCAAGTCCGTGGACGAGGTCAAGGACAAGCTGACCGAGCTGGGTGTCGCACTGCGCGAGTGA